The proteins below come from a single Mytilus edulis chromosome 5, xbMytEdul2.2, whole genome shotgun sequence genomic window:
- the LOC139523348 gene encoding epidermal differentiation-specific protein-like encodes MEGDRINLKQVQPIDKGTIVYDFDNILSSLKPLKGDFTVEPNIEVFEHDFKSRSIKFKDDIRDLRWYNMNDKVSYISVKSGGWIGFEHVDFRGIQTLFLTGDHKMTSSDGVFQNDKYSSFRAIKIAEPLSPVIVDRIEFHLDQANHRDIPVNVFLWRQKNKTNTLQRLSITKEKSITTEDTYEFRWNHGTKMTSHFEMTFGIPKIGFGGSMSIGMEVSHDIGSTQGTKTAKTETWTVHYPSDILPQTELKLTSNLTQAKLDVPFTAHFKQGNKKWEERGTYWGVQYYGFITEFEETRL; translated from the exons ATGGAAGGAGATAGAATTAACCTCAAGCAAGTACAACCTATAGACAAAGGCACAATTGTTTATGACTTCGATAATATCCTATCTTCATTGAAGCCTTTGAAAGGT GATTTCACTGTAGAACCAAATATCGAGGTGTTTGAACATGATTTTAAAAGTCGTTCAATTAAGTTCAAAGATGACATTCGGGACTTGAGATGGTATAACATGAACGACAAAGTATCTTATATCAGTGTCAAAAGTGGAGG ATGGATTGGATTTGAACATGTTGATTTCCGTGGAATCCAGACCCTGTTTCTTACAGGCGACCATAAAATGACATCATCAGATGGAGTatttcaaaatgacaaatattcTTCTTTCAGAGCgataaaaatt GCTGAACCGTTGTCACCTGTTATTGTTGACAGAATTGAATTTCACTTGGATCAGGCAAATCATAGAGATATCCCGGTCAATGTATTTCTATGGagacagaaaaacaaaacaaacactttACAAAGGTTATCTATCACCAAAGAAAAGTCTATAACCACAGAAGATACATACGAGTTTCGCTGGAACCATGGAACGAAGATGACAT CACATTTTGAGATGACTTTTGGAATCCCAAAAATCGGCTTTGGAGGTAGCATGTCGATTGGAATGGAAGTTTCCCACGATATTGGATCAACACAAGGAACGAAAACTGCTAAAACAGAGACCTGGACAGTCCATTACCCGTCGGATATACTACCCCAAACTGA ATTAAAGCTGACTTCAAATTTAACACAAGCCAAGTTGGATGTTCCATTCACAGCCCATTTTAAACAAGGAAACAAAAAATGGGAAGAGAGAGGCACTTATTGGGGAGTACAGTACTACGGCTTTATTACAGAATTCGAAGAAACACGTCTCTAA
- the LOC139523319 gene encoding uncharacterized protein: protein MSTVNTSETEQEILQRQIRYLTDLINTTAGSSKYSEVGPNSASKLLYKHEKDGRQRGHVRNTGKESDKDSSKFSWKKTNIDYTVAKKKTISQPCRHQTISQPCRHQTISQPCWHQTMIHRSSTIGTQDNKEINGSSTGNIGKHPTLSIPSTSQKAANHSSNHGNQSSQKLELRSHKSDNHIPVSNKISKPALVKNSCEENTRLKNEMLKRSYSVPLDKKLPNQKGTENLVADNRDTSSLPQNGCVLQRLRKHPFMNRSKNQTLVQTHPPNNKAEIAPTRLCSDSISDLKSSETKLSDITRSHFVKTNLQYSKSYQGSIDTVKSTDESKEIGKSKKSAAVSQIPDGKQTRTKSSSSEISPSKKEMMEVLNRKLSETSDKISALKRQLSFKSDISNPRKTTNTVKHDIVVKNGIKTELTKDFTNSESACRKSDSNTADSFTYKSRFSLQKSLPVETSVTCYTLPSKTGISESFVKNMETSKVPFKSKYKLRKNMSETAPPIKPKDHQVSIDSKYSSGNVLPESFNPGNVLLKSIRFQTTNIIKSKYKLQKVSSSTSSSDKLSLSYSHQTSMGGNQSPVVFKSKFKIRKQNSQGETINHTITNSNTQVASNIIKSKYKLRKIGLNNSPTLKITANKKKPVFKSQFVFNDMSTVTSSMSTAGVGSGQGYSGWYHKSSGNSWHQPRNQFYGSSSHRRKKDPSRSSYHGNGYHGISRNKPKYNYNNQWIHSIPNKGRNWTSKYRLGSDRNMYKYSLQGNTAKSPLLINKRYVLKRLQRTTTSPTNYKKVHTIQSSKDNNKMVVINGMLYKSSGHSLVKTNQQNPNNNQIVVKKMNTSAMKIVKVRGIKFQMDTSGKTLKRMDSSPVKSGNQISRQALKSSVNRIDIGGMTYIQTKPGTLEQVGSNKAKVIASRMKHRSILTAAAKYKKDNTKKKLAKKYCMFFNRFGKCERGSNCPFVHDPDRVAVCTRFLRGTCKVDDCLFSHKVAKEKMPTCSYFLRGVCNRDDCPYLHVNVSKTAKVCQDFIKGFCHLGEKCTKRHITTCPSYSKTGVCSEVKPCKLKHIKRKQRNVSIDGKDTRENDTQQKLQLKRKHEEEITDESDMPFKQRKLPAFISILSENKDKSDDAKKNENTVSVIKIRPHLG from the exons atgtcaacagtCAACACCTCAGAAACAGAACAAGAGATATTACAACGTCAAATAAGATATCTGACTG ATTTGATAAATACCACTGCAGGATCATCAAAATATAGTGAAGTAGGACCAAACTCAGCAAGTAAACTGTTATATAAACATGAGAAAGATGGAAGGCAAAGAGGGCATGTCAGAAATACAGGGAAAGAGTCTGATAAGGATTCCTCTAAATTTTCCTGGAAGAAAACAAACATTGATTACACTGTAGCTAAAAAGAAAACTATATCTCAACCATGTCGGCATCAAACTATATCTCAACCATGTCGGCATCAAACTATATCTCAACCATGTTGGCATCAAACAATGATTCATAGATCATCAACAATTGGTACACAAGATAATAAGGAAATAAATGGATCCTCCACAGGAAACATTGGAAAACATCCAACCTTGAGCATTCCATCAACTTCTCAAAAAGCAGCAAATCATTCCAGTAATCATGGTAATCAGTCCTCTCAAAAATTGGAATTAAGATCTCACAAATCAGACAACCACATACCAGTATCTAATAAAATCTCAAAGCCTGCTCTAGTAAAAAATTCTTGTGAGGAAAATACCagattgaaaaatgaaatgttgaaaaGGTCTTACTCAGTACCATTAGATAAAAAATTACCAAACCAAAAGGGAACTGAAAATTTGGTGGCAGATAATAGAGATACAAGCAGCTTACCTCAAAATGGATGTGTTTTACAAAGACTAAGAAAACACCCCTTTATGAATAGGTCTAAAAATCAAACATTAGTGCAGACACACCCACCAAATAATAAGGCAGAAATAGCACCAACCAGATTGTGCAGTGACAGTATAAGTGATTTGAAATCTTCAGAAACAAAGTTAAGTGATATCACCAGAAGTCATTTTGTGAAAACAAATCTTCAATATTCCAAGTCTTATCAAGGAAGTATTGATACAGTGAAAAGTACAGATGAATCAAAAGAAATTGGTAAATCTAAGAAGTCGGCAGCAGTAAGTCAAATACCAGACGGAAaacaaacaagaacaaaatcaagTAGTTCTGAAATTTCACCTTCAAAGAAAGAGATGATGGAGGTATTAAATAGGAAGCTGTCCGAAACATCAGATAAAATTTCAGCATTAAAAAGGCAGTTATCATTCAAATCAGACATTAGCAATCCACGAAAAACTACAAATACAGTGAAGCATGATATAGTTGTCAAAAATGGAATAAAAACTGAACTTACCAAGGATTTCACAAATTCAGAGTCTGCTTGTAGAAAAAGTGATTCAAATACTGCTGATAGTTTTACATATAAGTCAAGATTTTCATTGCAGAAAAGTTTGCCTGTGGAAACTTCCGTTACTTGTTATACTTTGCCGTCCAAAACTGGTATCAGCGAGTCTTTTGTAAAAAACATGGAGACTTCAAAAGTgccatttaaatcaaaatataaactgAGGAAAAATATGTCTGAAACTGCACCTCCCATCAAGCCAAAAGATCACCAAGTATCCATTGATTCAAAATACAGCTCAGGAAATGTTTTACCAGAGTCTTTCAACCCAGGAAATGTTTTATTGAAGTCAATAAGGTTTCAAACAACAAacattataaaatcaaaatacaaacttCAAAAAGTTAGTTCTTCAACATCTTCCAGCGATAAATTATCATTATCTTACAGCCATCAAACATCAATGGGAGGAAATCAAAGTCCTgttgtttttaaatcaaaattcaaaataagaaaacaaaattcaCAAGGAGAAACAATAAATCATACAATAACGAATAGCAACACACAAGTTGCATCCAACATTATAAAGTCCAAGTACAAGTTGAGAAAGATTGGTCTTAATAACAGTCCAACACTGAAAATAACAGCAAATAAAAAGAAACCAGTATTCAAGTCTCAATTTGTATTCAATGACATGTCCACTGTCACAAGTAGCATGAGTACTGCTGGAGTTGGAAGTGGTCAAGGGTATTCTGGATGGTATCATAAATCTTCAGGAAATTCATGGCATCAACCAAGGAACCAGTTTTATGGATCCAGTTCACACAGAAGAAAGAAAGATCCAAGCAGGAGTAGTTACCATGGGAATGGTTACCATGGCATTAGCAGAAATAAACCAAAATATAACTACAATAATCAATGGATCCATTCTATACCAAATAAGGGAAGGAACTGGACATCCAAATACAGATTGG GTTCAGACAGAAATATGTACAAGTACAGTCTACAAGGAAATACAGCAAAAAGTCcattattgataaataaaagaTATGTACTGAAACGGCTACAGAGGACAACAACAAGCCCTACAAATTACAAGAAAGT acATACTATCCAGAGCAGTAAAGATAACAACAAAATGGTTGTTATAAATGGAATGTTATATAAATCTAGTGGACACAGTCTGGTGAAGACAAATCAACAAAACCCAAACAATAATCAAATTGTTGTCAAAA aaatgaatACCTCAGCAATGAAGATAGTGAAAGTCAGAGGAATCAAATTCCAGATGGATACTTCAGGGAAAACCTTGAAAAGGATGGATTCAAGTCCTGTTAAATCTG GTAATCAAATCTCAAGACAAGCTTTAAAATCTTCTGTTAACAGAATTGATATTGGTGGAATGACTTATATACAGACAAAACCTGGAACATTAGAACAAGTTGGCTCTAACAAAGCCAAAGTGATTGCTAG CCGTATGAAACACAGAAGTATCCTTACTGCTGCAGCGAAGTACAAGAAGGACAATACAAAGAAGAAATTAGCCAAGAAATACTGCATGTTCTTTAACAGATTTGGAAAGTGTGAAAGGGGAAGTAACTGTCCATTTGTACATGATCCAGACAGAGTGGCTGTGTGTACAAG attcTTAAGGGGAACCTGTAAAGTAGACGATTGTTTATTTTCTCATAAAGTGGCCAAAGAGAAGATGCCAACGTGTTCTTATTTCTTGCGAGGAGTGTGTAACCGTGATGACTGTCCATATCTACATGTTAATGTTAGTAAGACAGCTAAAGTTTGCCAAGATTTTATCAAAGGATTTTGTCATCTGGGAGAAAAG TGTACAAAGAGACACATTACAACTTGTCCATCTTATTCAAAAACTGGTGTTTGTTCAGAAGTAAAGCCATGTAAATTAAAACATATCAAGAGGAAGCAAAGAAATGTGTCAATAGATGGTAAAGACACTAG AGAAAATGATACCCAACAAAAACTacaattgaaaagaaaacatGAGGAAGAGATTACAGATGAGTCTGATATGCCATTTAAGCAAAGGAAGTTACCagcttttatttcaatattatctGAAAACAAGGACAAGTCTGATGATGctaaaaagaatgaaaatacaG